Proteins encoded by one window of Pseudomonas sp. PSKL.D1:
- a CDS encoding TolC family outer membrane protein, whose protein sequence is MRASLFTALPLAFAASFVHAQTLPEAMQAALEVHPEIQAGVNARVAADYQLRAAKGGYLPRVDVTAGYGREGTDSPSTANRWETLNRGESAIRLRQMVFDGFATSSEVGRQQATANARAYSLMGTSERTGLDVAQVYLDVLSRREMVRLAEENLRNHERILDQIKLRTSRGVGRLADLDQAEARLAQAQNNLITEKTNLADANTNYLSVVGRMPEELSAPAPFIDLLPATLEEARAQMVESSPVLRSAESDIAAAEKQYEAAKSTFYPRFDAELGRTADNNIDGIAGHNNEWQAMLRMNFNLYAGGSNKADLESKSYLANQALDIRNNALRQLNEELGLAWNAQENANAQVPIAQQYVDHSNRVRSAYQQQFSLGERTLLDLLDSENETFTAQRRLVEVKNIQLFTQYRIKATIGQLLKSQGVVAPMATVVQNDLKPKVNLPGLN, encoded by the coding sequence ATGCGTGCATCTCTTTTTACCGCTCTACCACTGGCCTTTGCCGCCTCCTTCGTACACGCTCAGACACTGCCTGAAGCCATGCAGGCGGCGCTTGAGGTTCACCCCGAGATCCAGGCCGGGGTCAATGCCCGCGTGGCGGCGGACTATCAGCTGCGTGCTGCCAAGGGCGGCTATTTGCCGCGGGTAGATGTGACAGCCGGTTACGGCCGGGAAGGCACCGACAGCCCGAGTACTGCCAATCGTTGGGAAACCCTTAACCGAGGTGAGTCAGCGATCCGTTTGCGCCAGATGGTTTTTGACGGTTTTGCCACTTCCAGCGAAGTCGGCCGCCAACAGGCCACCGCCAATGCCCGCGCTTACTCGCTGATGGGTACTTCGGAGCGTACCGGGCTCGACGTGGCCCAGGTTTATCTGGATGTGCTGAGCCGCCGCGAAATGGTGCGCCTGGCAGAAGAAAACCTGCGTAACCACGAACGCATCCTCGACCAGATCAAACTGCGTACCAGCCGTGGCGTTGGCCGCCTGGCCGACCTCGACCAGGCTGAAGCGCGCCTGGCACAGGCGCAAAACAACCTGATAACCGAGAAGACCAACCTGGCTGATGCCAATACCAACTACCTGAGCGTGGTTGGCCGCATGCCCGAAGAACTGAGCGCACCCGCACCTTTCATCGACTTGCTGCCAGCCACGCTGGAGGAAGCCCGCGCGCAGATGGTAGAAAGCAGCCCGGTACTGCGTTCGGCAGAATCCGACATTGCCGCAGCGGAAAAACAGTACGAAGCGGCGAAGTCTACGTTCTACCCGCGTTTTGATGCAGAGCTCGGACGGACGGCCGACAACAACATCGATGGCATCGCTGGCCATAACAATGAATGGCAGGCCATGCTGCGCATGAACTTCAACCTGTATGCCGGCGGCAGCAACAAGGCAGACCTGGAGTCGAAGTCGTACCTGGCCAACCAGGCGCTGGACATTCGCAACAATGCCTTGCGCCAACTCAACGAGGAATTGGGCCTGGCTTGGAACGCCCAGGAGAACGCCAACGCCCAGGTCCCGATCGCCCAGCAATACGTTGACCACAGCAACCGTGTGCGCAGCGCCTATCAGCAGCAATTCAGCCTTGGCGAGCGAACCTTGCTCGACTTGCTCGACAGTGAAAATGAAACCTTCACCGCTCAACGTCGGTTGGTAGAAGTAAAAAACATTCAATTGTTTACTCAGTACCGAATCAAGGCGACCATTGGCCAGCTGCTCAAGAGCCAAGGCGTTGTAGCGCCGATGGCCACCGTTGTGCAGAACGATTTGAAACCCAAGGTGAACCTGCCAGGCCTGAACTGA
- a CDS encoding type I secretion system permease/ATPase — MESEVSRVQLNHDPRSQHDDPLLDSLLTLCVLHQKPASRAMLTTGLPLPAQRLSPELLPRAAARAGLQGRLLQRKLEQIPSIAMPAMLLLKEGRAAVMLGWENEDTARLLLSESDGGEVLVSREALLDDYSGRVFFAQPQHKFDVNHGNLIPRARSWFRDTLLRSKWLYIDAIAASLVINIIALAAPLFVMNVYDRVVPNQATATLWVLAVGIAGAYVFDLILKGLRGLCLDLAGKKTDLIISATLFERIVGMSMKYRPARVGSFAQNIHEFQGLRDFLASLTLTSLIDLPFTLLILIVIAIIGGHLVWIPVLAFPLALGIGYALQRPLMATMERTMALASERQSSLIETLAGLDAVKVNNAESERQYMWEQTLGTLSRLELRVKVLSSLAMNITMLIQQLAGVAMICVGVYLIIDGTLSMGGLVACYMLSGRALGPLSQLNGLLARYQQAKVTMASTDQMMELPQERNFEERPLSRQVLQGAIEFRGVDFTYPNQQNQALKGINLSIRPGEKVGIIGRSGSGKSSLAKLIVGLYEADKGSLLVDGVDIRQIDVSELRHNIGYVPQDIQLLAGTLRDNLVSGARYIEDELILQAAELAGVHEFARLHPDGYELQVGERGQNLSGGQRQNVALGRALLLNPQILLLDEPTSAMDNTGEERLKQRLQAVVENKTVLLVTHRASLLSLVDRLIVIDRGQIVADGPKAAVMDALKKGQISVA, encoded by the coding sequence GTGGAATCCGAAGTCAGTCGAGTCCAACTCAACCACGATCCACGCAGTCAGCATGACGATCCGCTACTGGATAGCCTGCTGACCCTGTGTGTGCTGCATCAGAAACCCGCCAGCCGGGCGATGTTGACCACTGGCCTGCCGCTGCCTGCGCAACGGCTGAGCCCGGAGCTGTTGCCTCGTGCAGCAGCCCGCGCCGGCCTGCAGGGGCGCCTGTTGCAGCGCAAGCTGGAGCAAATTCCGAGCATCGCCATGCCTGCCATGTTGCTGCTCAAAGAAGGCCGCGCCGCAGTTATGCTGGGCTGGGAGAACGAGGATACCGCCCGCCTGCTGCTCAGCGAGAGCGACGGCGGCGAGGTGCTGGTCAGCCGTGAGGCATTGCTGGACGACTACAGTGGCCGGGTGTTCTTCGCCCAGCCGCAGCACAAGTTCGACGTCAACCACGGCAACCTTATCCCGCGCGCCCGCTCCTGGTTCCGCGACACCCTCCTGCGCAGCAAATGGCTGTACATCGATGCAATCGCCGCCAGCCTGGTGATCAACATCATCGCTTTGGCGGCGCCGTTGTTCGTGATGAACGTCTATGACCGGGTAGTGCCCAACCAGGCCACCGCAACCCTGTGGGTGCTGGCCGTCGGCATCGCCGGTGCTTATGTTTTCGATCTGATTCTCAAGGGCCTGCGCGGGTTATGCCTGGATCTGGCCGGTAAAAAAACAGACCTGATCATCTCGGCCACGCTGTTCGAGCGTATCGTGGGCATGTCGATGAAGTACCGGCCCGCGCGGGTCGGCAGCTTTGCCCAGAACATTCATGAGTTTCAGGGCCTGCGTGACTTTCTCGCTTCGCTGACACTGACCAGCCTGATCGACCTACCGTTCACGTTGTTGATCCTGATCGTCATCGCCATTATCGGCGGCCACCTGGTGTGGATTCCGGTGCTGGCGTTCCCACTGGCGCTTGGCATTGGCTATGCGCTGCAGCGGCCCTTGATGGCCACCATGGAGCGCACCATGGCCTTGGCGTCCGAGCGCCAGTCGAGCCTGATCGAAACCCTCGCCGGCCTTGACGCGGTGAAGGTCAACAACGCCGAGAGCGAGCGCCAGTACATGTGGGAGCAGACTCTCGGCACCCTCAGCCGGCTGGAGCTGCGGGTGAAAGTGCTGTCGAGCCTGGCGATGAATATCACCATGCTGATTCAGCAACTGGCCGGTGTGGCGATGATCTGCGTGGGCGTTTACCTGATCATCGATGGCACTCTTAGCATGGGCGGCCTGGTGGCCTGCTACATGCTCAGTGGTCGCGCCCTCGGCCCGCTGAGCCAGCTCAATGGCCTGCTGGCCCGCTATCAACAGGCCAAGGTAACCATGGCCTCCACTGACCAGATGATGGAACTGCCGCAGGAGCGCAACTTCGAGGAGCGCCCGCTGAGCCGTCAGGTGCTGCAGGGCGCCATCGAATTCCGCGGTGTCGATTTCACCTATCCGAATCAGCAAAACCAGGCGCTCAAAGGTATCAACCTGAGCATTCGCCCCGGCGAGAAAGTCGGCATCATCGGCCGCAGTGGTTCGGGCAAGAGTTCGTTGGCCAAGCTGATTGTTGGCCTTTACGAAGCCGACAAGGGTTCGTTGCTGGTCGATGGCGTGGACATTCGCCAGATTGACGTAAGTGAACTGCGCCACAACATCGGTTATGTGCCCCAGGACATCCAGCTGCTGGCCGGTACCCTGCGCGATAACCTGGTCAGCGGCGCCCGCTACATCGAAGACGAACTGATCCTGCAGGCCGCCGAGCTGGCAGGTGTGCACGAATTTGCCCGCTTGCACCCCGACGGTTACGAGCTGCAGGTTGGCGAGCGCGGCCAGAACCTCTCCGGGGGCCAGCGCCAGAACGTGGCGCTGGGTCGCGCCCTGTTGCTCAACCCGCAAATCCTGCTGCTCGACGAACCAACCAGTGCCATGGACAACACTGGCGAAGAACGCCTCAAGCAACGCTTGCAGGCCGTGGTGGAGAACAAGACCGTGCTGCTGGTCACCCACCGTGCTTCGCTGCTGTCGCTGGTCGACCGGCTGATCGTCATCGACCGTGGGCAGATTGTCGCCGATGGCCCTAAGGCCGCGGTCATGGATGCGTTGAAGAAGGGGCAGATCAGTGTTGCATAA
- a CDS encoding HlyD family type I secretion periplasmic adaptor subunit: MGRFKDGLRRYFKGSESLNGQPLPEVNKALIEDAPRVVRLTIWGVIGFFVFLIVWACFAPIDEVTRGEGKAIPSSKVQKIQNLEGGIVAELFAKEGQVVEVGQPLLRLDETRFASNVGETEADRLAMALRVQRLSAEVDDKPLQIDEELRKAAPSQAANEQSLYQSRRQQLQDEIGGLQQQLVQRQQELREFNSKRAQYANSLQLLRQEISMSEPLVAQGAISQVEVLRLRRAEVENRGQMDATTLAIPRAEAAIREVESKIEETRGKFRSDALTKLNEARTELDKATATSKALDDRVNRTLVTSPVRGIVKQLLVNTIGGVIQPGSDIVEIVPLDDSLVIEAKILPKDIAFLHPGQEATVKFTAYDYTIYGGLKAKLEQIGADTITDEDKKTTYYVIKLRTDKSHLGTDDKPLLIIPGMVATVDIMTGKKTIMSYLLKPIMKARSEALRER, from the coding sequence ATGGGGCGTTTCAAGGACGGCCTGCGCCGCTATTTCAAAGGCTCTGAGTCGTTGAATGGGCAGCCGCTGCCTGAGGTCAACAAAGCGCTGATCGAAGATGCCCCACGGGTGGTGCGGTTGACCATCTGGGGTGTGATCGGGTTTTTCGTGTTCCTGATTGTCTGGGCCTGCTTTGCACCTATCGATGAAGTGACGCGCGGCGAAGGCAAGGCGATCCCATCGTCAAAGGTGCAGAAGATCCAGAACCTTGAGGGTGGCATTGTTGCCGAGCTCTTCGCCAAGGAAGGGCAGGTGGTGGAAGTCGGCCAGCCATTGCTGCGCCTGGATGAAACCCGCTTTGCTTCCAACGTCGGCGAAACCGAGGCCGACCGGCTGGCCATGGCCCTGCGCGTGCAGCGCCTGAGCGCCGAGGTGGATGACAAACCGCTGCAGATTGACGAAGAACTGCGCAAGGCCGCGCCAAGCCAGGCCGCGAACGAGCAATCGTTGTACCAGAGCCGCCGCCAGCAACTGCAGGACGAGATTGGCGGCCTACAGCAGCAATTGGTGCAGCGTCAGCAGGAGCTGCGCGAGTTCAACTCCAAGCGTGCCCAGTACGCCAACAGCCTGCAGTTGCTGCGCCAGGAAATTTCCATGTCCGAGCCGCTGGTTGCTCAGGGTGCGATTTCCCAGGTTGAGGTGTTGCGCCTGCGCCGGGCCGAGGTCGAAAACCGTGGCCAGATGGATGCCACCACGCTGGCCATCCCGCGAGCCGAAGCGGCTATTCGGGAAGTCGAGAGCAAGATTGAAGAAACCCGCGGCAAGTTCCGCAGCGACGCCCTGACCAAACTCAACGAAGCACGTACCGAGCTGGATAAGGCCACTGCCACCAGCAAGGCGCTGGACGACCGTGTAAACCGCACGCTCGTTACCTCGCCGGTGCGCGGTATCGTCAAGCAGTTGCTGGTCAACACCATTGGCGGCGTGATCCAGCCGGGCAGTGACATCGTCGAGATCGTACCGCTGGACGATTCATTGGTGATCGAGGCCAAGATCTTGCCCAAGGATATTGCCTTCCTCCACCCTGGCCAGGAAGCGACCGTCAAGTTCACGGCCTACGACTACACCATTTACGGCGGTTTGAAGGCCAAGCTTGAGCAGATCGGTGCCGATACCATCACGGATGAAGACAAAAAAACCACCTACTACGTGATCAAGCTGCGCACCGATAAAAGCCACCTGGGCACTGACGACAAGCCGCTGCTGATCATCCCCGGGATGGTCGCCACGGTGGATATCATGACCGGCAAGAAAACCATCATGAGCTACCTGCTCAAGCCGATCATGAAAGCGCGGTCCGAGGCTTTGCGCGAGCGGTAG
- a CDS encoding TauD/TfdA dioxygenase family protein, translated as MPAASNALSSNDSAQPQLFEIRPFPGAVGAEIIGLDLAKPVNAEDFTRIHRAHLDHHVLVFRDQRISPEQQIDFSRRFGELQIHVLKQFLLAGHPEILIVSNIIENGQNIGLGDAGKFWHSDLSYKELPSLGSMLHAQELPSEGGDTLFADMHKAWDAVPEALRKIVEGRHAAHSYTARYAETKFEGNWRPTLTAEQLAQVKEVIHPVVRTHPENGRKALFVSEGFTTRIVGLPDDESQDVLQQLYALSVLEQNIYRHQWQPHDLVFWDNRSLIHLATGCPAHLRRKLFRTTIQGDAPF; from the coding sequence ATGCCAGCCGCCTCGAACGCCTTGTCGTCCAACGACAGCGCCCAGCCGCAACTATTTGAAATCCGCCCGTTTCCCGGTGCCGTCGGCGCCGAGATCATCGGCCTGGACTTGGCCAAGCCGGTCAATGCCGAGGATTTCACCCGAATTCATCGCGCCCACCTCGACCACCATGTGCTGGTGTTTCGTGACCAACGCATCAGCCCCGAACAGCAAATTGACTTCAGCCGTCGTTTCGGTGAGCTGCAAATCCATGTGCTCAAACAGTTTTTGCTGGCCGGCCACCCCGAAATCCTGATCGTTTCCAACATCATCGAAAACGGCCAAAACATTGGCCTGGGTGATGCCGGTAAGTTCTGGCATTCCGACCTGTCCTACAAAGAGCTTCCCAGCCTCGGCTCGATGCTGCATGCCCAGGAGTTGCCCAGTGAGGGCGGCGATACCCTGTTCGCCGACATGCACAAGGCGTGGGACGCAGTGCCGGAAGCACTGCGCAAAATCGTCGAAGGCCGCCATGCCGCGCATTCCTACACCGCCCGTTATGCCGAAACCAAGTTCGAAGGCAACTGGCGCCCGACCTTGACCGCCGAGCAACTGGCCCAAGTGAAGGAAGTCATTCACCCGGTAGTTCGTACCCACCCGGAAAACGGCCGTAAGGCGCTGTTTGTCAGCGAGGGCTTCACCACCCGCATCGTTGGCCTGCCGGACGATGAAAGCCAGGACGTGCTGCAGCAGCTGTATGCCCTGAGCGTGCTAGAGCAGAACATCTACCGCCACCAATGGCAGCCTCACGACCTGGTGTTCTGGGACAACCGTTCGCTGATCCACCTCGCCACCGGCTGCCCCGCGCACCTGCGGCGCAAACTCTTCCGTACCACCATCCAGGGCGATGCCCCGTTCTGA
- a CDS encoding ABC transporter substrate-binding protein has translation MRKSISRLAASIGLGASLVVGSLAAPAVAQAEGQIRIAEQFGIVYLLLNVVRDQNLIEKHGKEQGLDIKVDWAQLSGGAAINDALLSGSVDIAGAGVGPLLTVWDRTKGRQNVKAVASLGNFPYYLVSSNPNVKTIADISEKDRIAVPAVGVSVQSRFLQYAAAQQWGDKEYNRLDKYTLAVPHPDATAALLAGGTELNGHFSNPPFQDQALANKDVHVVLNSYDLLGPNSPTLLFATEKFRKDNPKTYKAFVDALAEAADFAQKDKAAAADTYIRVTKAKIDRDTLIKLIDNPQYEFTVTPKNTYKLADFLYRVGAIKNKPESWKDYFFQDERPLQGS, from the coding sequence ATGCGCAAATCCATCAGCCGCCTGGCGGCAAGCATTGGCCTGGGCGCCAGCCTGGTTGTCGGCAGCCTAGCGGCGCCGGCCGTGGCCCAGGCCGAAGGCCAAATTAGAATTGCCGAGCAGTTCGGCATCGTTTACCTGCTGCTCAATGTGGTACGTGATCAGAACCTGATCGAAAAGCATGGCAAGGAGCAAGGCCTCGACATCAAAGTTGATTGGGCCCAGCTTTCCGGCGGTGCGGCAATCAACGATGCGTTGCTGTCCGGTTCGGTGGACATCGCCGGGGCCGGTGTTGGCCCGCTTTTGACCGTGTGGGACCGCACCAAAGGCCGCCAGAACGTGAAAGCCGTCGCCTCGCTGGGCAACTTCCCGTACTACCTGGTCAGCAGCAACCCGAATGTGAAGACCATCGCCGACATTTCCGAAAAGGACCGTATTGCGGTGCCAGCCGTGGGTGTTTCAGTGCAGTCACGCTTCCTGCAGTATGCCGCTGCCCAACAGTGGGGTGACAAGGAATACAACCGCCTCGACAAGTACACCCTTGCCGTTCCGCATCCGGATGCCACCGCAGCGCTGCTGGCGGGCGGCACCGAGCTTAACGGGCATTTCTCCAACCCACCGTTCCAGGACCAGGCGCTGGCCAACAAAGACGTGCATGTGGTGCTCAACAGCTATGACCTGCTTGGCCCCAACTCGCCAACCCTGCTGTTCGCCACCGAGAAATTCCGCAAGGACAACCCCAAGACCTACAAGGCCTTCGTCGATGCCTTGGCTGAAGCCGCCGACTTTGCCCAGAAGGACAAGGCAGCTGCTGCCGACACGTACATCCGCGTGACCAAGGCAAAGATCGACCGCGACACCTTGATCAAGCTGATCGACAACCCGCAGTACGAGTTCACTGTAACGCCCAAGAACACCTACAAACTGGCTGACTTCCTGTACCGGGTAGGTGCCATCAAGAACAAGCCGGAATCGTGGAAGGATTACTTCTTCCAGGATGAACGCCCGTTGCAGGGGAGCTGA
- a CDS encoding ABC transporter ATP-binding protein translates to MTAPLPGHTASNLSRVATPPLLKVDNLSLEYRTAQRVVRATHQVSFEVDRADRFVLLGPSGCGKSTLLKAVAGFISPQEGQILLQGQPVSGPGPDRIVVFQEFDQLPPWKTVKQNVMFPLLVSGQLKRAEAEERALHYLDKVGLAAFADAYPHTLSGGMKARVAIARALATQPKILLMDEPFAALDALTRRKMQEELLLLWEEVRFTLLFVTHSIEEALVVGNRILLLSPHPGRVRAEVHSHQYDLGSLGGTDFQADARRIHRLLFDEAEIPEQADGLGFNDIRIAY, encoded by the coding sequence ATGACCGCCCCATTGCCAGGCCACACGGCCAGCAACCTGAGCCGTGTCGCGACACCCCCTCTGCTCAAGGTGGACAACCTGAGCCTCGAATACCGCACCGCGCAGCGCGTGGTGCGGGCCACCCACCAGGTCAGCTTCGAGGTGGATCGTGCAGACCGCTTCGTGCTGCTTGGGCCTTCCGGTTGCGGCAAGTCCACCTTGCTCAAGGCAGTTGCAGGGTTTATCAGCCCACAGGAAGGGCAGATCCTGCTGCAAGGCCAACCGGTCAGCGGCCCCGGGCCGGATCGCATCGTTGTGTTTCAGGAGTTCGACCAGTTGCCGCCATGGAAGACGGTGAAGCAGAACGTCATGTTCCCGCTGCTGGTTTCCGGCCAACTCAAGCGTGCCGAGGCTGAAGAGCGGGCGCTGCATTACCTGGACAAAGTCGGGCTGGCGGCTTTCGCCGATGCTTACCCGCACACCCTGTCGGGCGGGATGAAGGCGCGTGTTGCCATTGCCCGCGCACTGGCCACGCAACCCAAAATCTTGCTCATGGACGAGCCCTTCGCCGCGCTAGACGCTTTAACGCGCCGCAAGATGCAGGAAGAGCTGTTGCTGTTGTGGGAAGAGGTGCGCTTCACCCTGTTGTTCGTCACGCACTCCATTGAGGAAGCGCTGGTGGTCGGCAACCGTATTTTGCTGTTGTCGCCGCACCCGGGCAGGGTGCGTGCCGAGGTGCACAGCCATCAGTACGACCTTGGCAGCCTGGGGGGGACGGATTTTCAGGCTGATGCACGGCGTATCCATCGGTTGCTGTTCGATGAGGCCGAAATCCCGGAGCAGGCCGACGGCCTGGGTTTCAACGACATTCGCATCGCCTACTGA
- a CDS encoding ABC transporter permease, whose translation MTPTPVRQEYEVQLEPLLSVPLERNLPLAQRLWQHGWLRKAVILAVIAALWEAIARYQGNDLLLPTFLQTATALWDGLISGELPAKVGVSLVILLKGYVLGIVLAFGLTSLAVSTQLGRDLLGTLTSMFNPLPAIALLPLALLWFGLGDNSLIFVLVHSVLWALALNTYAGFLGVSETLRMAGRNYGLKGLRLVLHILVPAALPSILSGLKIGWAFAWRTLIAAELVFGASSGKGGLGWYIFQNRNELYTDKVFAGLAVVILIGLLVEGLVFNTLERLTVRRWGMQR comes from the coding sequence ATGACCCCTACACCTGTACGCCAGGAATACGAGGTGCAGCTGGAGCCTTTGCTCAGTGTGCCTCTTGAACGCAACTTGCCGCTGGCACAGCGCCTGTGGCAGCACGGTTGGCTGCGCAAGGCGGTGATTCTCGCGGTGATCGCTGCGCTGTGGGAGGCCATTGCCCGTTATCAAGGCAATGACCTGTTGCTGCCGACCTTTCTGCAAACAGCCACGGCACTGTGGGACGGCCTGATCAGCGGCGAGCTGCCGGCCAAGGTCGGTGTTTCGCTGGTGATTCTGCTCAAGGGCTACGTGCTCGGTATTGTGCTGGCGTTTGGCCTGACCAGTTTGGCGGTTTCTACCCAGTTGGGGCGCGATCTGCTTGGCACGTTGACCTCCATGTTCAACCCGCTACCGGCAATCGCGTTGCTGCCGTTGGCCCTGTTGTGGTTTGGGCTGGGCGACAACAGCCTGATCTTCGTGCTGGTGCACTCGGTGCTCTGGGCGCTGGCGTTGAACACCTACGCGGGCTTTTTGGGGGTGTCGGAAACGCTGCGCATGGCGGGGCGTAACTACGGCCTGAAGGGCTTGAGGCTGGTGCTGCACATTTTGGTGCCAGCGGCGCTGCCGTCGATCCTGTCTGGGCTGAAGATCGGTTGGGCATTTGCCTGGCGCACACTGATTGCCGCAGAGCTGGTGTTTGGGGCGAGCAGCGGTAAGGGTGGGCTTGGCTGGTACATTTTCCAGAACCGTAACGAGCTGTATACCGACAAGGTGTTTGCCGGGTTGGCCGTGGTGATCTTGATCGGCTTGTTGGTCGAAGGGCTGGTGTTCAATACCCTGGAGCGGTTGACCGTGCGACGCTGGGGCATGCAGCGATGA
- a CDS encoding WYL domain-containing protein, translated as MPFATTRATLCRQWALLRQLPSRSPGITSAELVWRLRDVGFDVSKRTIERDLNELSLIFPLERNDKSIPFGWHWSAQAAGDVRGNFDLLGYLRNETLKPALGEGLELLAWVNDQVARRLRDEPLSPDMQLTALEQGHRLRATVEDGWPLRWWLLSQGDGVVVEQPGELRDEIARALSNAAARYLI; from the coding sequence TTGCCGTTCGCCACCACCCGCGCCACCCTCTGCCGTCAGTGGGCGCTACTGCGCCAACTGCCCAGCCGCTCCCCTGGCATAACCAGCGCCGAACTGGTGTGGCGCTTGCGGGATGTGGGTTTCGATGTCAGCAAGCGCACGATCGAACGCGACTTGAACGAGTTGTCGTTGATCTTCCCTCTTGAGCGAAATGACAAGAGCATTCCGTTTGGCTGGCACTGGTCGGCCCAGGCCGCTGGAGATGTGCGAGGCAATTTCGACTTGTTGGGTTATTTGCGCAATGAAACGCTAAAGCCGGCGCTGGGCGAAGGCCTGGAATTGCTGGCATGGGTTAACGATCAGGTGGCTCGGCGGTTACGTGATGAGCCGTTGAGCCCGGACATGCAGCTGACTGCACTGGAGCAAGGGCACCGCTTGCGGGCCACCGTGGAGGACGGTTGGCCGCTGCGCTGGTGGTTGCTTAGCCAAGGGGACGGTGTGGTGGTGGAGCAGCCAGGCGAGCTGCGCGATGAGATTGCCAGGGCCTTGAGCAATGCGGCTGCCCGATACTTGATTTGA
- a CDS encoding tetratricopeptide repeat protein: MSAVSNIHSLLARLLPEQVITAPTPAGRRQRLFAGVGLPSQRALLVNRLDEAPDVQAVYADLRQQALAGNVAALNDLGWIWLNGKYWRADTGLAGHLLRMAALQGNAAAWFNLGQQHYFGKGVETSYLQAAECYRQAFERGIWHAAAALGDLFEEEVCDASLGWQVDMPQAYQWFLRGAERGDARCRFEVGYRLLHGLCVEADLKAGLYWLELAAATGVMQAAEELAVHFSRRDAGRYLDWRDRAVQMGSTLALAMKLEDQAQP, translated from the coding sequence ATGTCTGCTGTCAGCAATATCCATTCGCTGCTCGCCCGTCTTTTGCCCGAGCAGGTCATTACCGCACCGACCCCCGCCGGGCGCCGGCAACGGTTGTTTGCTGGCGTAGGGCTACCGAGCCAACGCGCGCTGCTGGTCAACCGCCTCGACGAAGCGCCCGACGTGCAAGCGGTGTATGCCGACCTTAGGCAGCAGGCCCTGGCTGGCAATGTAGCTGCGCTCAATGATCTCGGCTGGATCTGGCTGAACGGCAAGTACTGGCGCGCTGACACTGGCCTTGCCGGGCACCTGCTGCGCATGGCGGCGCTGCAGGGGAATGCCGCTGCGTGGTTCAACCTGGGCCAGCAGCACTACTTCGGCAAAGGGGTTGAAACGTCCTACCTGCAAGCGGCGGAATGTTACCGGCAGGCATTCGAGCGCGGCATCTGGCACGCTGCCGCCGCACTGGGCGACCTGTTCGAAGAAGAGGTGTGCGACGCCAGCCTGGGCTGGCAGGTCGACATGCCTCAGGCGTACCAATGGTTTTTGCGGGGTGCCGAACGTGGCGATGCCAGGTGCCGCTTTGAGGTCGGTTACCGTTTGCTGCATGGGCTATGCGTGGAGGCCGACCTCAAGGCCGGCCTCTACTGGCTGGAGTTGGCGGCGGCTACCGGCGTGATGCAGGCGGCCGAGGAGTTGGCGGTGCATTTCAGCAGGCGTGATGCGGGGCGTTATCTGGATTGGCGGGATCGCGCGGTGCAGATGGGCAGCACGTTGGCACTGGCCATGAAGCTGGAAGACCAGGCCCAACCCTGA
- a CDS encoding MarR family winged helix-turn-helix transcriptional regulator — MTLDSLRLQVSSGMVVAGRHWRRICHTALTSYGISEACAAPLLMIVRLGDGVHQVAVAQAAGLESPSLVRLLDQLCKAGLVCRSEDPLDRRAKALSLTAEGRVLAEAIEAELVRVRHEVLQGIDEADLQAALRVLRAFEAAGLGSGGVA, encoded by the coding sequence ATGACCCTTGACTCCCTGCGCTTGCAAGTTAGCAGTGGCATGGTGGTTGCCGGCCGCCATTGGCGCCGTATCTGCCACACAGCCCTGACCAGCTACGGTATTTCCGAAGCCTGCGCCGCACCATTGCTGATGATCGTGCGCCTGGGTGATGGCGTGCATCAGGTTGCCGTGGCGCAGGCGGCAGGCCTGGAAAGCCCGTCGCTGGTGCGCCTGCTGGATCAGTTATGCAAGGCCGGCCTGGTGTGCCGTAGTGAAGACCCACTGGACCGCCGCGCCAAGGCACTTAGCCTGACCGCTGAAGGGCGGGTGCTGGCAGAGGCCATCGAAGCCGAGTTGGTGCGTGTACGCCACGAGGTGTTGCAAGGCATTGACGAAGCTGACCTGCAGGCGGCTTTACGCGTACTGCGTGCCTTCGAGGCCGCAGGCTTGGGTTCGGGCGGGGTGGCATGA